A region of the Burkholderia savannae genome:
AAGGCAGGATAAGCAGGCAAATCAGGGAGAAGAGAAGGGCCGCTACGAGCGGCCCTTCCGTTTTTCGGGCGCCGCCGCCGCACGCGTGCGCCGTTCGCGGTGCATGGTCCGTTGTCCGCCGCGGCGTGCCGCACCGCAGCGAATACCGGGCGTTTTCGGATTCATCATATTTTTCGATGACGCGGTGCATCGGGGCGCGCCGGCTCGCGACGCGCGGCGGCGCGCCCCGATGCACCGCGTTCTGCGCGCAACCCATTGATCGGCAAAGCGTTTTGCCGGCGGTTATCTTGCGCGTCGCAGCACGCCGTGTTGCAGGCGTGCTCTGATGAATCGGGTAGAATCCGCGCTGCGCAAAAAATGCGTGTGGCGCGGCGCGCCCGGTCGGCACCGGGCGGCGCGCCGCAGATCGTCCCGGGGACGCGCCGAATCCGGCGTCCTGCCCGGCGCGGCGTCGAACCGTCGCCCGCCGCTCCTTGCCAGCCCTTTATGTCACCACACCCGAATTCCGACCGTTCAACCGCACAATCGAAACCTCCCGAGCTGCGCCGCAGCCTGAAAGCCCGTCACCTGACGATGATCGCGATCGGCGGCTCGATCGGCACGGGGCTCTTCGTCGCGTCCGGCGCGTCGATCTCGCAGGCGGGCCCCGGCGGCGCGATGCTCGCGTACCTGCTGATCGGCGTGATGGTCTACTGCCTGATGATGAGCCTGGGCGAGATGGCCGCGTTCATGCCGGTGTCCGGCTCGTTCGCGACTTACGGCGCGAAATACGTCGAAGAGGGTTTCGGTTTCGCGCTCGGCTGGAACTACTGGTACAACTGGGCGGTGACGATCGCGGTCGAGCTCGTCGCCGCGCAGCTCGTCATGCATTACTGGTTTCCCGACGTGCCGGGGGTCTGGTGGAGCGCCGCGTTCCTCGGCGTGATGTTCCTCCTCAATGTGCTGACCGTGCGCGGCTTCGGCGAGGCCGAATACTGGTTCGCGCTGATCAAGGTCGTCACCGTGCTCGCGTTCATCGGCGTCGGGCTGCTGATGATCTTCGGCATCCTGAAGGGCGGCCCGAGCAACGGCTGGAGCAACTTCACGATCGGCGACGCGCCGTTCGCGGGCGGCCTGCCCGCGATGATGGGCGTCGCGATGATCGCCGGCTTCTCGTTCCAGGGCACCGAGCTGATCGGCGTCGCCGCCGGCGAATCGGAAAACCCGCGCACGACGATCCCGCGCGCGGTGCGTCAGGTGTTCTGGCGCATCCTGCTGTTCTACGTGCTGGCGATTTTCGTGATCGGCGTGCTGGTTCCTTATACCGATCCGAGCCTGCTGAAGAGCGACGTGACCGACGTCGGCGTGAGCCCGTTCACGCTCGTGTTCCGTCATGCGGGCCTCGCGTTCGCTGCGGGCGTGATGAACGCGGTGATCCTGACCGCCGTGCTGTCGGCGGGCAACTCGGGAATGTACGCGTCGACGCGGATGCTCTACAACCTCGCGACCGAAGGCCGCGCGCCGAAGCTGTTCGCGAAGCTGTCGGCGGGCGGCGTGCCGCGCAACGCGCTGTACGCGACGACCGCGGTGGGCGCGCTGTGCTTCCTGTCGTCGCTGTACGGCGACAAGACGGTTTATCTGTGGCTCCTGAACACGTCGGGAATGACGGGCTTCATCGCGTGGCTCGGCATCGCGCTCAGCCACTATCGGTTTCGCAAGGGCTTCGTTCGGCAGGGCTTCTCGATCGATCAGCTGCCGTATCAGTCGAACCTGTATCCGTACGGCCCGATTTTCGCGTTCGCGCTGTGCATCGTGATCGCGCTCGGCCAGGACTATCAGGCGTTCCTCGCGAACAAGATCGACTGGGTCGGCGTGCTCGCGACCTACGTCGGCATTCCGCTCTTCCTCGTCGTGTGGTTCGGCTACCGGCTCGTTCACAAGACGCGCTTCGTTCGCTTCGAAGAGATGGACATCGCGTCGTGGGTCGCCGAGCACGAGCGCGCGGCGGCGCGCGAAGCGCGCGAGGCGGCGGCCGTGCGCGTGCCGTCGAGCCCCGAAGCGGCTTCGTAATGCATCGCGTCGCGCGCTCGCCGCGCGACGCTCGCTGCAATGTCGACGAGCGGCCGGCCCGGCATCGGGCCGGCCGCTTTTTTTGTTCACGTTGCCCGTCGCTTTTGTTTTGATGCTCGACGGCGTGCGTGGCGCATCGCGAACGTCGCGCGAGCGAACGTGGCGCTCGCCGCTCGCCGCTCGCGGTCGGCGACATGCGGCCCTTGCGGCCGTCGTCGGAATCGGCGCGGCGCCGGATCAGGCCGCCGCCGTCGAACTCGCGCGGCAGCGCGGCGAGGTTCGACGAGCGCATTGCACACGGCCATCGCCGGTGTGGGTGCGGAGCGAGCGAGTCCCGCAATACCGAGACGACACTCTACGAATCGACTATTTGGCCGCTTTATCGTTTACCGGTTTTTCAGGGAAGACGATTCTCGCAACGGAAAGGCGCGTGGATCGAATGCGCGCGGCTACGCGGCAATGCGCCGCGCGCGTTCGAAGCGTTTGAATGTTGCGTGCGCGCGCCGATATGGCGGCGCGCGATGCGTGCGTCGTCGTTCGAGTAACCGAGGAGCAGGCGATGCTGGCAGGGATGATGTTGATCGGATCGGCCGTGACGCTCGGCGTGTGGGCCGGCCGCAATCCGTTGGTCGTACTGAACGCGGCGGCTCGCCGCGCGACGTTTGCCGGCCGTTTCGACATCGTCTACGGTGCGGGGCCGCGCCGTTCGCTCGACGTCTATTTGCCGGCCGGACGCGGCGCGCGCACGTGCGGCGACGGCAAGCCGCTCGTCGTGTTCTTCTATGGCGGCAGCTGGCAGAGCGGCCGGCGCGGCGATTACCGGTTCGTCGGCGAGGCGCTCGCGTCGCGCGGCTGCGTCGTCGCGATTCCCGACTATCGGCTGTATCCGGGCGCGGTGTTTCCGGACTTCGTCGAAGACGCAGCCGCGGCGGTGCGCTGGGCGCGCGATCATGCGGCCGAGCTCGGCGCGGACCCGCGCCGCGTGTACGTCGCGGGTCACTCGGCGGGGGCGCAGATCGCGGCGCTGCTCGCGACCGACGGCCGCTTTCTCGATGCGCACGGTCTGGGCAAGCGCGATCTTGCGGGCGTGGTCGGACTCGCCGGTCCGTACGATTTCCTGCCGCTCGCCGACGCGACGCTGATGCGGATCTTTCCCGAGCCCGTGCGCGACGCGAGCCAGCCGATCCGCTTCGTCGACGGCAGCGAGCCGCCGATGCTGCTCGTATCGGGCCTAAACGACGCGACGGTGAGGCCGGGCAACACGGCGCGGTTCGCTGCGCGCGTCGCCGCCGCGGGCGGCGCGGTGCAGGTCAGGCTCTATCCGCGCATCGGGCATGCGCTGCTCGTCGGCGCACTGGGCATGCCGATGCGGCGCTTTCTGCCGGTGCTCGACGACGTAGCGGAATTCGTGCGCGCGGCGCCGCGAGTTCGCGCATGAAATTCCGCAGCGTTAATACGCGTGCGCAAACGCACGCAAACGCACGCAAACGCACGCGTGCGCACGCACGCGGCGCTCAACCCTGATCACCGCCGCCGACGGGCAGCACCGAGCCGGTGATGTACGACGCTTCGTCCGATGCGAGAAACAGAATCGCGGCGACTTGCTCGTCGATCGTTCCGTATCGGTGCATCAGGCTCGACGACAGGGTCTGGTCGACGATCGCGCGATACCAGCGCGCGTCGTCGTCGCCTTGCGGTTCGGCGTTGCGCGGCACCTTGCGCGGCGGCGCGTCGGTGCCGCCGGCGGCGACCGCGTTCACGCGCACACCGTGCGCCGCATGCTCGAACGCGAGACTCGCGGTCAACGCGTTGACGCCGCCTTTCGCCGCCGCGTACGGCACGCGATGAATGCTGCGCGTCGCGATCGACGACACGTTGACGATCGCGCCCCGGCCGCGCTCGATCATGCCGGGCAGCACCGCGCGGCAGCACCACAGCGTCGGGAACAGCGAGCGGCGGATTTCCGCCTCGATCTGTGGGATGTCGTAGCGATCGAACGGTTTCGTCCAGATCGTGCCGCCGACGTTGTTGACGAGCACGTCGATCGCGCCGAACGCGTCGACGGCCGCGCGCGCCATCGCTTCCGCGCCCGCGTACGTTTCGAGGTCGGCGACGACGGCGAGCGCGCGGCCGCCTTCGGCCGCGATTTCGGCCGCGGCGTCATGCACGAATTCCGCGCGATCGACGAGCACCGTCGTTGCGCCTTCCCGCGACGCGCGCAATGCGACGCCGCGCCCGATGCCTTGCGCGGCGCCCGTGACGACCGTTACTTTGCCGCCGAAGCGGCCGGGTGCATGTTGGCGATTCATGATCCGCTGCTCGACGAGAATCTTTCGAAGTACAGATTGGTCGGCGTGACGCCGCGCTCGCGCAGCCACGTCTGCACCGCGTCGACCATCGGCACGGGGCCGCACAGGTAGATGTCGACGTCGCCGCCGTTCAGCCACTCGGGTTCGACGTGCGCGGTCACGTAGCCCTTGCGCGGATGCGCGCTCGCATCGTCCGCGACGCAGGTCCGGTACTCGAAGCCGGCGAGGCGGCGCCCGACTTCGCCGATGCGATCGAGCGCGACGAGATCGTCGTCGCGCGTGACGCCGTAGACGAGCCGCACGGGCGGCGCGCCGTCGCGCGTCGCGCGCACGTCGAGCATCGACAGGAACGGCGCGATGCCGGTGCCGCCCGCGAGAAAAAGCGCGGGCCGCGCGGCGTCGCGCAGATAGAAGCTGCCGTGCGGCCCGGAGAACGCGATGCGCTGGCCGGGCGCGGCTTCGTCGACGAGATAGCGGCTCATCCGTCCGCCCGGCACGTTGCGCACGAGAAACGACACGCGCGCGTCGCCCGGTTGCGAGCTGAACGAGTACGAGCGCGTCGCGCCCGCGCCGGGAATCTCGACGTTCACGTACTGGCCCGCGAGAAACGCGAGCTTCGCGGGCTCGTCGACGTCGATCGAAAAGCGGATCGTCGATGCCGATAGCCGCTCGATCGACGCGAGCGTGCCCTCGTGGCGCACGGCGCTCGTCTTGCATGCGGCCGACGACGCGGGCACGTCGATCACGCAATCGGCGCGCGGGCGCGTCTGGCACGCGAGCACGTAACGCCGGGCGGCGTCGTCGGCCGTGAGCGCGTCTTCGATGTAGCTCGATTCGGGCAGGTCGTAGTCGCCCGATTCGCAGCGGCAGCGGCAGGTGCCGCACGCGCCGTCGCGGCAATCGAGCGGGAGGTTGACCTGCTGGCGATACGCGGCGTCGGCGAGCGTTTCGCCGTCGCGGCACGTGATGAAGCGGGTGACGCCGTCTTCGAACTGGAGAGCGATGCGGTGTTCCATGATGCGTTCCTCGGGCGCGACGCGGCGAGCGGCGTGCGGCGCGCGGCCGGCTAGATGTGATAGATGTCGATCAGCTGGTTGATGTAGTCGTTCTTCAGGATGACGTACTTGCTGACGATCTTCGGTGCGTCGCCTGAGAAGTCGATCGCGTAGCGCGACGTTCCGAAGTAGCTCGACACCGTCTTGTAGCGATAGCTGAGCGTGTGCCAGTTGAATCTCACGATGTGCACGTCGCCCTCGATGCTTTCGCGCTCGACGTTCGCGACGTTGTGGCTCGTGCGCGTATCGGGCATCGTCGCGCTCGAGCGCTCGGTCTTGATGCGGAACACGCGATCCTCGAGCCCCTGCCGGTTCGGATAGTAGATCAGCGAGATCTCGCGCTGCGGATCGGTGACGAGCTCGTCCGAGTCGTCCCACGACGGCATCCAGAACACGACCTCCGGGTGATAGCAGTCGAGCCACGCGTCCCATGCCTTGTCGTCGAGCAGCCGGCATTCGCGGTAGAGGAACGCGCGGATGTCCGCGATGTCGATCGTCTTCATGCGCGGCTCCTTTCGGCGGCGAGCGCCTGCTTCATCGTCGAGATCCAGTAGCGGTGCTGGACCGTGTACAGCCCTTCGTCCTCGGTCTTCACGCCGCTCAGCAGCGGACGGATGCCGATCTTGCGCGCGGCTTCGTCGGGGCCTTCGATCCAGTGCGCGGCGCCGCGGCACATGTCGTTCCATTCGACCGCGCGGCCTGCATAGCCTTGCTGGCACGCGCGGAATTCCTCGAGATCGTCGGGCGTCGCCATCCCGCTCGCGTTGAAGAAATCCTCGTACTGGCGGATGCGGCGCGCGCGCGCGTCGGGCGCTTCGCCCTTCGGCGCGATGCAGTAGATCGTGACCTCGGTGCGATTGACGGCGAGCGGCCGCAGCACGCGAATCTGCGAGCCGAACTGGTCCATCAGATAGACGTTCGGGTACAGGCACAGATTGCGCGAGTTCCGGATCATCCAGTCGGCGATGTCGCCGCCGCAGCGCGCGGCGAATTCGTCGCGGCGATCGAAGTTCGGCCTGTCCTCCGGGTTCGCCCATCGAGTCCACAGCAGCATGTGGCCGTGATCGAACGCGTAGAAGCCGCCGCCCTGGCGGCCCCATTTGCCCGCGTCCATCGCGCGGATCGCGTCTTCGTGCTGCGCATCCGTCTTGCGGTGATTGACGGTCGCCGCGTAATTCCAGTGCACGGCCGACACGTGATAGCCGTCCGCGCCGTTCTCGGCGGTGAGCTTCCAGTTGCCTTCGTACGTGTATGTCGACGCGCCGCGCAGCACTTCGAGGCCGTCCGCCGACTGGTCGGCGATCATGTCGACGATGCGCGCGGCGTCGCCGAGATACGCGGCGAGCGGCTCGACGTCCGGATTCAGGCTGCCGAACAGGAAGCCGCGGTAGTTCTCGAAGCGCGCGACCTTCTTCAGATCGTGCGAGCCGTCGCGATTGAAGCAGTCCGGATAGCCGGCTCCTTCGGGGTCCTTCACTTTGAGCAGCTTGCCGCTGTTGCTGAACGTCCAGCCGTGGAACGGGCACGTGTAGCTCGCGCGATTGCCGCGCTTGTGCCGGCACAGCATCGCACCGCGATGCGTGCACGCGTTGACGAACGCGTTCAGCTCGCCCTGGCGGTTGCGCGCGATCACGATCGGCTGGCGGCCGATGGTGGTCGTGTAATAGTCGTTCGCGTTCGGGATCTGGCTCTCGTGCGCGAGATAGATCCAGTTGCCTTCGAAGATGTGCTTCATCTCCAGCTCGAACAGCATCTCGTCGGTGAACGCGCTGCGGTGCAGGCGGTAGTCGCCGTGCGCCTTGTCCTCGACGAGGAAGTCGTCGATGCATCGCAGCGTCGGGTGACGATCCGGGTAGATCGGGATCATGGGGGGCGTCTCCTGATGGGCTCTGTTCGTGGCCGGCGTGCGTCCGGACGAGCGGTCCGTCGCTGCGCCGCAATGCGCGTCGTGCGGAAAACCCGGATGAACCTGCGATGCTTCGCAGGTATAGTGCTTGACGACAACGCGGTCAGATTGAGGATAGTTGCCGGCAAAACGGTGCGTCCAACACCGATTGAGTATCGGATCGATATCCACGAGGTATGAAGATGGAACTGCGGCACTTGCGCTACTTCGTCGCGGTCGCGGAGGAGCAGAATTTCACGCGCGCGGCCGAGCGCCTGCACATCGCGCAGCCGCCGCTGAGCCGGCAGATCCAGCAGCTCGAGGACGCGCTCGGCGTGATGCTGTTCGAGCGGCACGCTCGGCCGCTGAAGATGACCGATGCGGGGCGTTTCTTCTATTCGCACGCGGTGCAACTGCTCGCGCAGACGGCCGAGCTCGAATCGATGACGAAGCGCATCGGCAAGATCGAGCGCGCGCTGTCGGTCGGCTATGTCGGCTCGACGCTGTATGGGATGCTGCCGAGAATCATCCGCCGCTTTCGCGACGAATACGGCGAGGTCGAGCTGAGCCTGCACGAGATGTCGACGATGGATCAGATCAAGGCGCTGAAGGAGGGGAGGATCGACGTCGGCTTCGGCCGCATTCGCCACGAAGACCCGAGCGTGCGGCGCATCGTGTTGCGCGAGGAGCGGATGATCGTCGCGCTGCCGCTCGGGCATCCGCTCGAAGCGGCGAAGCCGGTGCTGTCGCTGCACGATCTCGTCAACGAGACGCTGATCATCTTTCCGAAGACGCCGCGGCCGAGCTACGCGGACCAGGTGCTCGCCGCGTTTCACGATCGCGCGCTGAAGCCGCGCCGGATCTACGAGACGCGCGAGCTGCAGATCGCGCTCGGGCTCGTCGCGGCGGGCGAGGGCGTATCGGTCGTGCCGCACAGCGTGTACGGGCTCAAGCGCGACGACGTCGGCTACAAGGAGCTCGACGATTCGAATCTCGTGTCGCCGATCATCATGAGCACGCGGATGCTCGACGAATCGGAGGACATCCGCGCAATGCTCGAACTGATCTAT
Encoded here:
- a CDS encoding amino acid permease, which translates into the protein MSPHPNSDRSTAQSKPPELRRSLKARHLTMIAIGGSIGTGLFVASGASISQAGPGGAMLAYLLIGVMVYCLMMSLGEMAAFMPVSGSFATYGAKYVEEGFGFALGWNYWYNWAVTIAVELVAAQLVMHYWFPDVPGVWWSAAFLGVMFLLNVLTVRGFGEAEYWFALIKVVTVLAFIGVGLLMIFGILKGGPSNGWSNFTIGDAPFAGGLPAMMGVAMIAGFSFQGTELIGVAAGESENPRTTIPRAVRQVFWRILLFYVLAIFVIGVLVPYTDPSLLKSDVTDVGVSPFTLVFRHAGLAFAAGVMNAVILTAVLSAGNSGMYASTRMLYNLATEGRAPKLFAKLSAGGVPRNALYATTAVGALCFLSSLYGDKTVYLWLLNTSGMTGFIAWLGIALSHYRFRKGFVRQGFSIDQLPYQSNLYPYGPIFAFALCIVIALGQDYQAFLANKIDWVGVLATYVGIPLFLVVWFGYRLVHKTRFVRFEEMDIASWVAEHERAAAREAREAAAVRVPSSPEAAS
- a CDS encoding alpha/beta hydrolase; the protein is MLAGMMLIGSAVTLGVWAGRNPLVVLNAAARRATFAGRFDIVYGAGPRRSLDVYLPAGRGARTCGDGKPLVVFFYGGSWQSGRRGDYRFVGEALASRGCVVAIPDYRLYPGAVFPDFVEDAAAAVRWARDHAAELGADPRRVYVAGHSAGAQIAALLATDGRFLDAHGLGKRDLAGVVGLAGPYDFLPLADATLMRIFPEPVRDASQPIRFVDGSEPPMLLVSGLNDATVRPGNTARFAARVAAAGGAVQVRLYPRIGHALLVGALGMPMRRFLPVLDDVAEFVRAAPRVRA
- a CDS encoding 1,6-dihydroxycyclohexa-2,4-diene-1-carboxylate dehydrogenase, with amino-acid sequence MNRQHAPGRFGGKVTVVTGAAQGIGRGVALRASREGATTVLVDRAEFVHDAAAEIAAEGGRALAVVADLETYAGAEAMARAAVDAFGAIDVLVNNVGGTIWTKPFDRYDIPQIEAEIRRSLFPTLWCCRAVLPGMIERGRGAIVNVSSIATRSIHRVPYAAAKGGVNALTASLAFEHAAHGVRVNAVAAGGTDAPPRKVPRNAEPQGDDDARWYRAIVDQTLSSSLMHRYGTIDEQVAAILFLASDEASYITGSVLPVGGGDQG
- the benC gene encoding benzoate 1,2-dioxygenase electron transfer component BenC; protein product: MEHRIALQFEDGVTRFITCRDGETLADAAYRQQVNLPLDCRDGACGTCRCRCESGDYDLPESSYIEDALTADDAARRYVLACQTRPRADCVIDVPASSAACKTSAVRHEGTLASIERLSASTIRFSIDVDEPAKLAFLAGQYVNVEIPGAGATRSYSFSSQPGDARVSFLVRNVPGGRMSRYLVDEAAPGQRIAFSGPHGSFYLRDAARPALFLAGGTGIAPFLSMLDVRATRDGAPPVRLVYGVTRDDDLVALDRIGEVGRRLAGFEYRTCVADDASAHPRKGYVTAHVEPEWLNGGDVDIYLCGPVPMVDAVQTWLRERGVTPTNLYFERFSSSSGS
- the benB gene encoding benzoate 1,2-dioxygenase small subunit, coding for MKTIDIADIRAFLYRECRLLDDKAWDAWLDCYHPEVVFWMPSWDDSDELVTDPQREISLIYYPNRQGLEDRVFRIKTERSSATMPDTRTSHNVANVERESIEGDVHIVRFNWHTLSYRYKTVSSYFGTSRYAIDFSGDAPKIVSKYVILKNDYINQLIDIYHI
- the benA gene encoding benzoate 1,2-dioxygenase large subunit, with the translated sequence MIPIYPDRHPTLRCIDDFLVEDKAHGDYRLHRSAFTDEMLFELEMKHIFEGNWIYLAHESQIPNANDYYTTTIGRQPIVIARNRQGELNAFVNACTHRGAMLCRHKRGNRASYTCPFHGWTFSNSGKLLKVKDPEGAGYPDCFNRDGSHDLKKVARFENYRGFLFGSLNPDVEPLAAYLGDAARIVDMIADQSADGLEVLRGASTYTYEGNWKLTAENGADGYHVSAVHWNYAATVNHRKTDAQHEDAIRAMDAGKWGRQGGGFYAFDHGHMLLWTRWANPEDRPNFDRRDEFAARCGGDIADWMIRNSRNLCLYPNVYLMDQFGSQIRVLRPLAVNRTEVTIYCIAPKGEAPDARARRIRQYEDFFNASGMATPDDLEEFRACQQGYAGRAVEWNDMCRGAAHWIEGPDEAARKIGIRPLLSGVKTEDEGLYTVQHRYWISTMKQALAAERSRA
- a CDS encoding LysR family transcriptional regulator — translated: MELRHLRYFVAVAEEQNFTRAAERLHIAQPPLSRQIQQLEDALGVMLFERHARPLKMTDAGRFFYSHAVQLLAQTAELESMTKRIGKIERALSVGYVGSTLYGMLPRIIRRFRDEYGEVELSLHEMSTMDQIKALKEGRIDVGFGRIRHEDPSVRRIVLREERMIVALPLGHPLEAAKPVLSLHDLVNETLIIFPKTPRPSYADQVLAAFHDRALKPRRIYETRELQIALGLVAAGEGVSVVPHSVYGLKRDDVGYKELDDSNLVSPIIMSTRMLDESEDIRAMLELIYRLYDEFQMDYLPPHE